A DNA window from Helianthus annuus cultivar XRQ/B chromosome 15, HanXRQr2.0-SUNRISE, whole genome shotgun sequence contains the following coding sequences:
- the LOC110912601 gene encoding protein PSK SIMULATOR 2 isoform X1, with protein MQFPLHYSCLFCFSFHCINSSRWTNAANQNYYYWAQYTCCTMVGESWFNGLWKPSRKHDNGLEKVRIGVLVFEVASVMSKLVHQWNSLTDKQITKLREEISNSTGIKKLISDDDDYIVDLICAEMLHNLDNVSKVVTRLSKKCRDPVLKSFERAYDDLVKFGVDQYEWQFTWKKMIKKVKKMENFIVVNANLYQAIENLTELEQILKRIKSNDDQDTITVVDYTKKMAWKQHEVKRLKEISLRNKSYDYVVLILARSIFTIFARIGQVFGSTHVLPPKIQESTLLDSGLLQENYPVQNRITRFSSGPLGNIGTKSGPISRTHNVKKYYSGPLGNSITVSSSKSRNMNYFSGPIGKLTSKSGPLARAAKTGLKWWHTRDNSSKIREKKTVSPNQLSTSGPFKGCMMGGNGSPSKSPDAASCATRFRVKETHGSKPSRFDPPPETLGAVALALHYANLIVVLEKLVASPHLIGQDAREDLYNMLPKNVKNALRVRLKPYAKSLEMAVFDSDLAEEWSEAMLGILDWLSPLAHNMIRWQSERSFEHQYMVSRTNVLLVQTIYYANQEKTEATIAELLVGLNYIWRFSREVNAKALLECEHGVDDFVNMV; from the exons ATGCAATTTCCACTTCATTATTCATGCCTGTTTTGTTTCAGCTTTCACTGTATCAATTCTTCTCGTTGGACAAATGCAGcg AATCAGAATTACTACTATTGGGCTCAATATACTTGTTGCACCATGGTCGGTGAATCATGGTTCAATGGTCTGTGGAAGCCTTCAAGAAAACATGACAACGGTCTAGAAAAGGTGCGAATTGGAGTGCTGGTATTTGAAGTAGCAAGTGTGATGTCTAAATTAGTCCACCAGTGGAATTCACTAACTGACAAGCAAATCACAAAGTTAAGGGAAGAAATAAGCAACTCAACGGGTATTAAAAAGCTCATTTCAGATGATGACGATTATATAGTTGATTTAATATGCGCCGAAATGCTACACAATTTGGACAACGTGTCAAAAGTTGTCACGAGGCTTTCAAAGAAATGTAGAGATCCTGTTCTAAAATCCTTCGAACGCGCATACGATGATCTGGTTAAATTTGGTGTTGATCAGTACGAATGGCAGTTTACGTGGAAGAAAATGATCAAGAAAGTGAAAAAGATGGAAAATTTCATTGTGGTTAACGCAAATTTGTATCAAGCAATTGAAAATCTTACAGAACTTGAGCAAATTTTAAAGAGAATCAAGAGCAATGATGATCAGGATACCATAACCGTTGTTGATTATACAAAGAAAATGGCGTGGAAACAGCATGAGGTGAAACGGTTGAAAGAGATTTCATTACGGAACAAGAGTTATGATTatgtggttcttattttagcaagATCTATATTCACTATCTTTGCTAGAATTGGTCAAGTTTTCGGAAGCACACATGTGTTACCTCCAAAGATTCAAGAATCTACATTACTAGATTCCGGGTTGCTTCAAGAAAATTACCCGGTTCAGAATAGAATTACAAGATTCTCCTCGGGCCCGTTGGGGAACATTGGTACTAAATCTGGCCCGATTTCAAGAACGCATAACGTGAAGAAATACTATTCAGGCCCACTTGGTAATTCGATCACTGTTTCTAGCTCTAAAAGTAGAAATATGAATTATTTTTCAGGACCCATTGGGAAATTAACGTCCAAGTCGGGACCTTTAGCCCGAGCCGCTAAAACCGGGCTCAAATGGTGGCACACCCGCGATAATTCATCAAAAATCCGCGAGAAAAAGACTGTTTCACCCAACCAGTTGTCTACCAGTGGACCTTTTAAAGGATGCATGATGGGCGGAAATGGTTCTCCATCAAAGAGCCCAGATGCTGCCTCTTGTGCCACCAGGTTTCGGGTCAAAGAAACCCACGGGTCGAAACCGAGCCGGTTCGATCCACCTCCGGAAACACTGGGGGCAGTTGCATTAGCCCTTCATTATGCTAATTTGATTGTGGTTCTTGAAAAGCTAGTAGCATCGCCCCATCTGATTGGTCAAGATGCACGAGAAGATTTATACAACATGCTGCCTAAAAATGTGAAAAACGCTCTTCGGGTTAGATTAAAACCGTATGCTAAAAGCTTAGAAATGGCGGTTTTTGATTCGGATTTAGCAGAGGAATGGAGTGAAGCAATGCTGGGAATTTTAGACTGGCTATCTCCACTTGCTCATAATATGATAAGATGGCAATCAGAAAGAAGCTTTGAGCATCAATACATGGTTTCTAGAACAAATGTTCTTCTTGTACAGACCATCTACTATGCAAATCAAGAAAAAACCGAGGCGACGATTGCTGAACTTCTTGTCGGTTTAAACTACATTTGGAGGTTTAGTAGAGAAGTTAATGCAAAAGCTTTGTTGGAGTGTGAACATGGTGTTGATGATTTTGTAAACATGGTTTAG
- the LOC110912601 gene encoding protein PSK SIMULATOR 2 isoform X2, translating to MVGESWFNGLWKPSRKHDNGLEKVRIGVLVFEVASVMSKLVHQWNSLTDKQITKLREEISNSTGIKKLISDDDDYIVDLICAEMLHNLDNVSKVVTRLSKKCRDPVLKSFERAYDDLVKFGVDQYEWQFTWKKMIKKVKKMENFIVVNANLYQAIENLTELEQILKRIKSNDDQDTITVVDYTKKMAWKQHEVKRLKEISLRNKSYDYVVLILARSIFTIFARIGQVFGSTHVLPPKIQESTLLDSGLLQENYPVQNRITRFSSGPLGNIGTKSGPISRTHNVKKYYSGPLGNSITVSSSKSRNMNYFSGPIGKLTSKSGPLARAAKTGLKWWHTRDNSSKIREKKTVSPNQLSTSGPFKGCMMGGNGSPSKSPDAASCATRFRVKETHGSKPSRFDPPPETLGAVALALHYANLIVVLEKLVASPHLIGQDAREDLYNMLPKNVKNALRVRLKPYAKSLEMAVFDSDLAEEWSEAMLGILDWLSPLAHNMIRWQSERSFEHQYMVSRTNVLLVQTIYYANQEKTEATIAELLVGLNYIWRFSREVNAKALLECEHGVDDFVNMV from the coding sequence ATGGTCGGTGAATCATGGTTCAATGGTCTGTGGAAGCCTTCAAGAAAACATGACAACGGTCTAGAAAAGGTGCGAATTGGAGTGCTGGTATTTGAAGTAGCAAGTGTGATGTCTAAATTAGTCCACCAGTGGAATTCACTAACTGACAAGCAAATCACAAAGTTAAGGGAAGAAATAAGCAACTCAACGGGTATTAAAAAGCTCATTTCAGATGATGACGATTATATAGTTGATTTAATATGCGCCGAAATGCTACACAATTTGGACAACGTGTCAAAAGTTGTCACGAGGCTTTCAAAGAAATGTAGAGATCCTGTTCTAAAATCCTTCGAACGCGCATACGATGATCTGGTTAAATTTGGTGTTGATCAGTACGAATGGCAGTTTACGTGGAAGAAAATGATCAAGAAAGTGAAAAAGATGGAAAATTTCATTGTGGTTAACGCAAATTTGTATCAAGCAATTGAAAATCTTACAGAACTTGAGCAAATTTTAAAGAGAATCAAGAGCAATGATGATCAGGATACCATAACCGTTGTTGATTATACAAAGAAAATGGCGTGGAAACAGCATGAGGTGAAACGGTTGAAAGAGATTTCATTACGGAACAAGAGTTATGATTatgtggttcttattttagcaagATCTATATTCACTATCTTTGCTAGAATTGGTCAAGTTTTCGGAAGCACACATGTGTTACCTCCAAAGATTCAAGAATCTACATTACTAGATTCCGGGTTGCTTCAAGAAAATTACCCGGTTCAGAATAGAATTACAAGATTCTCCTCGGGCCCGTTGGGGAACATTGGTACTAAATCTGGCCCGATTTCAAGAACGCATAACGTGAAGAAATACTATTCAGGCCCACTTGGTAATTCGATCACTGTTTCTAGCTCTAAAAGTAGAAATATGAATTATTTTTCAGGACCCATTGGGAAATTAACGTCCAAGTCGGGACCTTTAGCCCGAGCCGCTAAAACCGGGCTCAAATGGTGGCACACCCGCGATAATTCATCAAAAATCCGCGAGAAAAAGACTGTTTCACCCAACCAGTTGTCTACCAGTGGACCTTTTAAAGGATGCATGATGGGCGGAAATGGTTCTCCATCAAAGAGCCCAGATGCTGCCTCTTGTGCCACCAGGTTTCGGGTCAAAGAAACCCACGGGTCGAAACCGAGCCGGTTCGATCCACCTCCGGAAACACTGGGGGCAGTTGCATTAGCCCTTCATTATGCTAATTTGATTGTGGTTCTTGAAAAGCTAGTAGCATCGCCCCATCTGATTGGTCAAGATGCACGAGAAGATTTATACAACATGCTGCCTAAAAATGTGAAAAACGCTCTTCGGGTTAGATTAAAACCGTATGCTAAAAGCTTAGAAATGGCGGTTTTTGATTCGGATTTAGCAGAGGAATGGAGTGAAGCAATGCTGGGAATTTTAGACTGGCTATCTCCACTTGCTCATAATATGATAAGATGGCAATCAGAAAGAAGCTTTGAGCATCAATACATGGTTTCTAGAACAAATGTTCTTCTTGTACAGACCATCTACTATGCAAATCAAGAAAAAACCGAGGCGACGATTGCTGAACTTCTTGTCGGTTTAAACTACATTTGGAGGTTTAGTAGAGAAGTTAATGCAAAAGCTTTGTTGGAGTGTGAACATGGTGTTGATGATTTTGTAAACATGGTTTAG